A single window of Synechococcus sp. CBW1004 DNA harbors:
- a CDS encoding cob(I)yrinic acid a,c-diamide adenosyltransferase: MAPASSTQTPQRGTGRGIGIRTAAGSDERVHGQLHVYDGDGKGKSQAALGVVLRTIGLGICERRQTRVLLLRFLKGPGRSYDEDAAIEALQQGFPHLIDQVRTGRGDYFNAEEVTRFDRQEAQRGWDIAKGALASNLYSVVVLDELNPVLDLGLLDVDEVVRVLATKPAGMEIICTGRGAPRELIQLADLHSEMRAHRRQLPGDLEEAEGAIPLSRGLDGIEIYTGEGKGKSTSALGKALQAIGRGISQDKSHRVLILQWLKGGNGYTEDAAIAALRESYPHLVDHLRSGRDAIVWRGQQQPIDYVEAERAWEIARAAIASGLYKTVILDELNPTVDLELLPVEPIVQTLLRKPAETEVIITGRCKSRPAYFDLASVHSEMVCHKHYAERGVDLKRGVDY, encoded by the coding sequence ATGGCCCCCGCGAGCAGCACCCAGACACCCCAGCGGGGCACCGGACGGGGGATCGGCATCCGCACCGCCGCCGGCAGCGACGAACGCGTCCACGGTCAGCTGCACGTCTATGACGGCGACGGCAAGGGCAAGAGCCAGGCGGCGCTGGGTGTGGTGCTGCGCACCATCGGGCTGGGCATCTGCGAGCGACGGCAGACACGGGTGCTGCTGCTGCGCTTTCTCAAGGGCCCGGGCCGCTCCTACGACGAAGACGCCGCCATCGAGGCCCTGCAGCAGGGCTTCCCGCACCTGATCGACCAGGTGCGCACCGGCCGCGGCGACTACTTCAATGCCGAGGAGGTGACCCGCTTCGACCGCCAGGAGGCGCAGCGGGGCTGGGACATCGCCAAGGGTGCGCTGGCCAGCAACCTCTACTCGGTGGTGGTGCTCGATGAGCTGAACCCCGTGCTGGACCTGGGCCTGCTCGACGTGGACGAGGTGGTGCGGGTGCTGGCCACCAAGCCGGCGGGGATGGAGATCATCTGCACCGGCCGCGGAGCGCCGCGCGAGCTGATTCAGCTGGCCGATCTGCACTCGGAGATGCGCGCCCATCGCCGCCAGCTCCCTGGCGACCTCGAGGAGGCGGAAGGAGCCATCCCCCTGAGCCGCGGCCTCGACGGGATCGAGATCTACACCGGTGAGGGCAAGGGCAAGAGCACCAGCGCCCTGGGCAAGGCGCTGCAGGCGATCGGTCGCGGCATCAGCCAGGACAAGAGCCACCGGGTGCTGATCCTGCAGTGGCTCAAGGGCGGCAACGGTTACACCGAGGACGCCGCCATCGCGGCCCTGCGCGAAAGCTATCCACACCTGGTGGATCACCTGCGCTCCGGCCGCGATGCGATCGTCTGGCGGGGCCAGCAGCAGCCGATCGACTACGTGGAGGCCGAGCGGGCCTGGGAGATCGCCCGCGCCGCGATCGCCAGCGGCCTGTACAAGACGGTGATCCTCGATGAGCTCAATCCCACCGTCGATCTGGAGCTGCTGCCGGTGGAGCCGATCGTGCAGACGCTGCTGCGCAAACCCGCCGAGACCGAGGTGATCATCACCGGCCGCTGCAAATCAAGGCCTGCCTACTTCGATCTGGCCTCGGTCCACTCTGAGATGGTATGCCACAAGCACTACGCCGAGCGCGGCGTCGATCTCAAGCGCGGGGTTGATTACTGA
- the larE gene encoding ATP-dependent sacrificial sulfur transferase LarE — MSFSLLETLPADLEVALVALRQRLAGYERVVVAYSGGVDSALVAALAVEALGANALAITGVSPALAPHLLREAREQARWLGLAHREVPTAELQDPAYSANPADRCYACKRELHSVVAPIAAAAGGAVVLDGVNRDDLGDHRPGIRAAREFGVRSPLAELGVDKAGVRQLSRALGLPWWDKPAQPCLASRFPYGEPIHADGLRRVAAAEDWLRQRGFAELRVRSQGDSARIELPADQLPQALQALAAGPLRLQLLEAFRQLGFTAVGLDLEGLVSGKLNRSLPMAAAHAAPGLTCGGVPEIPLSRS, encoded by the coding sequence ATGTCCTTCTCCCTGCTGGAGACGCTCCCCGCCGATCTGGAGGTGGCCCTGGTGGCGCTGCGACAGCGGCTGGCGGGCTACGAGCGTGTGGTGGTCGCCTATTCCGGCGGCGTCGACAGCGCCCTGGTGGCGGCCCTCGCGGTGGAGGCCCTCGGCGCCAATGCCCTGGCGATCACCGGCGTGTCACCCGCGCTGGCTCCCCATCTGCTGCGGGAGGCGCGCGAGCAGGCCCGCTGGCTGGGCCTTGCCCATCGGGAGGTGCCCACCGCCGAACTGCAGGATCCCGCCTACAGCGCCAATCCGGCGGACCGCTGCTACGCCTGCAAGCGTGAGCTGCACAGCGTGGTGGCGCCGATCGCCGCCGCCGCCGGCGGGGCGGTGGTGCTCGATGGCGTCAACCGCGACGACCTCGGCGATCACCGGCCCGGGATCCGTGCCGCCCGTGAGTTCGGTGTGCGCTCCCCCCTGGCTGAGCTGGGTGTGGACAAGGCAGGCGTGCGCCAGCTGTCGCGGGCCCTTGGACTCCCCTGGTGGGACAAGCCGGCCCAGCCCTGCCTGGCCTCCCGTTTTCCCTACGGCGAACCGATCCACGCCGACGGCCTGAGGCGTGTCGCCGCGGCGGAGGACTGGCTGCGCCAGCGGGGCTTCGCTGAGCTGCGGGTGCGCAGCCAGGGGGACAGCGCCCGCATTGAGCTGCCTGCCGATCAGCTGCCGCAGGCGCTGCAGGCACTGGCCGCCGGCCCCCTGCGGCTCCAGCTTTTGGAGGCGTTCCGGCAGCTCGGCTTCACGGCGGTGGGGCTCGACCTTGAGGGGCTGGTGAGCGGCAAGCTCAACCGATCCCTGCCAATGGCCGCCGCCCATGCCGCGCCTGGGCTGACCTGTGGGGGCGTTCCCGAGATCCCCCTCTCCCGGTCGTGA
- the speD gene encoding adenosylmethionine decarboxylase produces MNQSLPCLHPHPGWTAADSQSSSSFASQQTPTASTTDAVGKHCILELYDCDSSRLDDEAFLRDTITTAAKRAGATLLNLITHRFQPQGVTGLALLAESHISIHTWPESGYAAVDVFTCGDHTMPEKACQVLWEELGAGRHKLTSFRRETPTCIEGSDREPELAAA; encoded by the coding sequence ATGAACCAGAGCCTGCCCTGCCTCCACCCGCACCCCGGATGGACCGCAGCCGACAGTCAGTCTTCCTCCTCCTTCGCCAGCCAGCAGACCCCGACGGCCTCCACCACCGACGCGGTAGGCAAACATTGCATCCTCGAGCTCTACGACTGCGACTCCTCGCGGCTCGACGACGAAGCCTTTCTCAGGGACACCATCACCACCGCTGCAAAACGTGCTGGTGCCACCCTGCTCAACCTCATCACCCACCGCTTCCAACCTCAGGGAGTGACGGGCCTGGCTCTGCTGGCCGAATCTCATATCTCGATTCACACCTGGCCGGAATCCGGCTATGCGGCTGTGGATGTTTTCACCTGCGGCGATCACACCATGCCTGAGAAGGCCTGCCAGGTGCTCTGGGAGGAACTCGGCGCCGGACGCCACAAGCTCACCAGCTTCCGCCGCGAAACGCCCACCTGCATCGAGGGGAGCGACCGGGAACCTGAGCTGGCGGCTGCCTGA
- the recF gene encoding DNA replication/repair protein RecF, producing the protein MQHFRNLAALELELQAPRLLVIGANGQGKSNLLESVELLTSLRSHRCGQDRDLIAHGHSGSRLRATTTEGDTLELQLRHRGGRQALRNGRLLERQLDLPGSLRCVGFSALDLELVRGEPALRRHWLDRVVLQLEPIYANLLRHYGRLLRQRSQLLRRGLAEGSQDALLDAFDVQMALLGTRLHRRRWRALRRLEPLAAAWQERIGGQGEPLTLAYRCGTALEGDLGPDDDEERWRPLLERRLREQRGEERRLGQCHAGPHRDEVELLLAERPARRYGSAGQQRTLVLALKLAELDLVSQVVGQPPLLLLDDVLAELDPRRQQLLLEAVGTGHQCLVSATHLGVFSEDWRLAGQVVRMEAGRVCVE; encoded by the coding sequence ATCCAGCACTTCCGCAACCTCGCGGCGCTGGAACTGGAACTGCAGGCGCCACGGCTGCTGGTGATCGGGGCCAACGGCCAGGGCAAATCCAACCTGCTCGAAAGCGTCGAGCTGCTCACCAGCCTGCGCTCCCATCGCTGCGGCCAGGATCGCGATCTGATCGCCCATGGCCACAGCGGCAGCCGCCTGCGGGCCACGACCACCGAAGGCGACACGCTCGAGCTGCAGCTGCGCCACCGCGGCGGCCGCCAGGCCCTGCGCAACGGCCGACTGCTGGAGCGCCAGCTCGATCTGCCCGGCAGCCTGCGCTGCGTCGGCTTCAGCGCCCTCGATCTCGAGCTGGTGCGGGGCGAACCGGCGCTGCGTCGGCACTGGCTGGACCGGGTGGTGCTGCAGCTCGAACCCATCTACGCCAACCTGCTGCGCCACTACGGCCGACTGCTGCGGCAGCGCAGCCAATTGCTGCGACGTGGCCTCGCGGAAGGCAGCCAGGACGCCCTGCTGGATGCCTTCGACGTGCAGATGGCCTTGCTCGGCACCCGCCTGCATCGTCGCCGCTGGCGGGCCCTGCGGCGCCTGGAGCCGCTGGCGGCAGCCTGGCAGGAGCGGATCGGCGGCCAGGGCGAACCGCTGACCCTCGCCTACCGCTGCGGCACTGCCCTGGAGGGGGATCTGGGCCCGGACGACGACGAGGAGCGCTGGCGGCCGCTGCTGGAGCGCAGGCTGCGGGAGCAGCGCGGCGAGGAGCGGCGCCTGGGGCAGTGCCATGCGGGCCCGCACCGTGATGAGGTGGAGCTGCTTCTGGCCGAGCGGCCGGCGCGCCGCTATGGCTCGGCGGGGCAGCAGCGCACCCTGGTGCTGGCCCTCAAGCTGGCCGAGCTGGACCTGGTGAGCCAGGTGGTGGGTCAGCCCCCGCTGCTGCTGCTCGACGATGTGCTGGCGGAGCTCGACCCCCGCCGTCAGCAGCTGCTGCTCGAGGCGGTGGGCACGGGACACCAGTGCCTGGTGAGCGCCACCCATCTCGGGGTGTTCAGCGAGGACTGGCGCCTCGCCGGCCAGGTGGTGCGCATGGAGGCGGGTCGGGTGTGTGTGGAATGA
- a CDS encoding N-acetyltransferase: MLPFRSQPPQPRLREGYQLLWQPPLEVEELNRLLELCGERPRPSGRWQLVLERSTWHLGVRDDAERLVGFLRATSDLALNANLWDLLSDPGDPGRGDVLAVLVHAGLGRLRRELGGCSVSLSAPPEALSALNRVGFVLDPGGIRAMGRDLR, encoded by the coding sequence TTGCTTCCGTTCCGCAGCCAACCGCCACAGCCCCGCCTGCGGGAGGGCTACCAGCTCCTCTGGCAACCGCCGCTGGAGGTCGAGGAGCTCAACCGCCTGCTCGAACTCTGCGGCGAGCGGCCCCGGCCCAGCGGCCGCTGGCAGCTGGTGCTCGAGCGCAGCACCTGGCATCTGGGCGTCCGCGACGACGCGGAGCGACTGGTGGGCTTCCTGCGAGCCACCAGCGATCTGGCCCTCAACGCCAACCTCTGGGATCTGCTCAGCGATCCTGGTGATCCGGGCCGCGGTGACGTTCTGGCGGTGCTGGTGCACGCCGGGCTGGGGCGGCTGCGGCGCGAGCTGGGCGGCTGCAGCGTGTCGCTGTCGGCGCCACCGGAGGCACTCAGCGCCCTGAACCGGGTTGGCTTCGTGCTCGATCCCGGCGGCATCCGGGCGATGGGCCGCGACCTGCGCTGA